Below is a genomic region from Acinetobacter tibetensis.
GGGATAATTTGACCCAGAAATTGATACTTAATATTCTTGTTAAAGTTATGGCACTTACAGACACTGAATGTAAAAAGTCTCAACCAAGGGACAAACAATATCGTCTTTCAGATTATCCAATAAGAAGATCAGAATCGAAATTTACTGCATCAATATCTAACTCAGCTAACCCTACATCGTTCTGAAAAATTATTTGTACGTGTTGATTTCGGCTAACTGAGCATGCACGTAGAATTGGTGAGCAATCGTTGAATGTAACCAATCACTATGGCGCAGTCTCATTTGAAGAACATGATTTGAAAGGTATCTCGGTAAATTGTTTGGATGACAAGCAGATTCAACGTACTTTGTAAGCTCTAAAAACTCGTTTCTTCGACCTATAGAGCTAATTAATAATCAAAAAGGCTAGTATAAAACTAGCCTTTTTATATGCATCTCTGCCAGTTTGAAAACTTAGGTGGGGGTAAGCAAGCCCAAACAAGAGAAGCGTTTAGATGATTCTTTCATTTGACCAATCAAAACTATAGTTTTAGTCCTTATCTTTGATAGGAGTAATAATGAATATCTTAACGTCATAAAAGCCATATAGGCGTGGATATACTTAATCTTCGTGACGATTTTGACTGTAGTCGTGAGTAGAACTGTGAATGCCTTTATCTTCAGATAGTCCCGTAATCACGGTGTCAGTTGCATTATCAAATTTTCATAAAATTATCCTGCCTTTTATCTCTTTTAAGTAACGTGATGTGAAAAAATTCTAGTAGTAAAACGAGCTTAAAGATGAAAAAAATCACAAAAAATTCATGTCTTTATTTCTATGCTCGTAACCGAATCAAAATAGATCCAAGTTGTACACGTGAGTTGATTGAGTTTGTTGATGCTGTAAGTGTTAAAAAATCAGCTTTTTACTATTATTTGATTAAAAATGAGGATGGCGTGAATAAATTTGCTGAACAGGATTTATCAAGAATTATCGAAATGGCTTGGGAAGATCGAACCCCATTTGAAGCTATTCATCGTGAATTTGGTTTGAATGAGACTGCAGTGATTCGCTTAATGCGTGAAAATATGAAACCTTCGAGTTTTAAAATGTGGCGTAAAAGGGTAACGGGTCGAAAAACAAAGCATGTGCAGTTGCGTTCACCTGATGTAATTCGGGCTTATTGTTCGAGGCAGTACAAGCGTTTCTAAGTACTTTACTTTGGGCGCTGTTTGGACTCACGTTTACATCGTTCAGAACAGTATCTGACTTCTTCCCAGCAACGTTGCCATTTCTTACGCCAGTTAAAAGGGCGTAAGCAGTGAATACAGATTTTTTCAGGAAGATGCTGCTTTTTCATGGTTTATAACTCATCAATCCGACTGAGCAGTTGCTGCGCATGAGTGATAATCTGCTGCCGATCTTTAAGTTTATCGAGTTGCCGATAGATCATGCCCATACGTGGATGAGTACGAAATATCGCTTCATGTCGGATCATAAAATACCAGTATAGACTGTTAAATGGACAGCTATCTGGCTCAGTACGAGTTTTGACATTGTAGGTACAGTGCTTGCAGTAATCTGACATTTTATGAATGTAATTGCCCGAAGCGGCGTAGGGTTTGCTGGCCATTAAGCCGCCATCGGCGTGCATCACCATGCCCAGCGTGTTCGGTAGTTCTACCCATTCATAGGCATCGGCATAGACCGCCAGATACCATTCACTGATCTGCTGCGGGTCTACACCACTTAACAGGGCAAAGTTGCCAGTAATCATCAAACGCTGGATGTGATGCGCATAGGCATTTTGGAAAGTATTGCGAAAACATTCTGCCATACAGTTCATCTGGGTATGACCAGTCCAGTAAAATTGTGGCAGCGGTGACGAATGCTGTAGTGCATTGCGGTTGGCATATTCCGGCATGTACAGCCAGTAAATGCCTCGTACATATTCACGCCAACCCAGAATCTGTCGGATAAAGCCTTCAACTGCATTTAGTGGCGCATGACCGGCATAGTAGGCAGCTTCTGCTGCATCACAGACTTCTTTGGGCAACAGTAGACCACAGTTCAAATAAGGTGAGAGCAGGCTGTGAAACAGCGTATCCGTCCCTTGCGCCATGGCATCCTGATAATCACCAAAATAAGGCAAACTATGGGTAATAAAATGTTCCAGAACACGCTTGGCATTACTGCGCGTGGTGGCCCAACGAAAATTGGCAAGACTTCCAGAATGCTGGCAAAACTCACGTTCAACCAGTGCAAATACATCTACATCAATCTGATCCCGTTCAAAATTAAGTTGCGGGGGCAAGGGCGGACTGCCCGACCAAGCTTTGCGATTGGCACTGTCATAGTTCCACTGTTGTCCAATGGGCTGCTGACCCAGCATCAAGTAACCAGTCTGCTTGCGCATTTCTCGGTAAAAATATTCCATACGCAGTGTTTGGTAGCGACTGGCAAAGTGGCGGAACTGCTCCAGACTACAGAAAAAACGGTCATCATTCAGGCACTGTACGGGCAGTTGTAACCGTTGGCTCCAGTGCTGTTCAATCTGCTGTTGTAGGCGATATTCTCCACAGTGGGTAACTACCAGTTCTGTTACGGGGAACAGTTGTTGTTGTGACTGCACAAAATCCAGCAGGCTACGAATAGGACTACCAGATTCAAAAGCATGATAACGTACACGCCAACCATCGGCTTTAAGTGCCTTGGCAAAATGACGCATGGCACTAAAAATCAGCGCAATTTTTTGAGGATGATGGGCGACATAAGTGGCTTCCTCAACCACTTCTGCCATCAGGATTACATCTTGGGTGCGGTCCAGTACTTTGAGCGTAGCGAGCTGATGATGAAGCTGGTCTCCCAGAATTAAACCGAAACGCATACCAATCTCAAAGTCTATAAAACATACAACAGTGTAAATGTAGACAACTCAATTTTATGTGAAAATACAGATCACCCAACAGCGACCGTGTCAGATGCGGATCAGCTATTGCACAGAAATCATCATCACTTGAGCAAAGCTGTATTTATCTATAAAAATTTCAAGCCACTTTACAATACTCGAATTCAATCATTGTCTAATGCATAGTGGGTGTGAAAATTATGTGATTTTAATCAAATAGATACAAATTATTATTGTTGCGATTCAGGCAGCTTACGCCTAGTATTTGAATTGAAGTTACTCCATGTATGCTTCCTTGGTTTTGTCCCATACGCACCTTTGTATGGGATTTTTTTTAATTAGAGGATTGTCATGAGCATGCATTCAACAGCGTATATTTTTAAACAGCAGCAATTACTTGTGGATAATCATTTCCAGTTGCCGCAGGTAGCAAGACTTCAACATGATCTGAACCTATCGGAAAATGGCAAGATCATTGCACGGGATTTGAAAGAGGATGAACCTGTGCCAGAAGGTTACCAGTTGGTTCCGATCAGACAACTGGTACAAGTTTGGAGTAAACACCAGTTTGAACAAGCCAGTCGTGCGGTACAGTTACTGGAATGGCGCCGTAATCACCGCTTTTGTAGTAAATGTGGTCATGCCACCCAGCAGCATACCAGTCAGTATGCTATGGTCTGTCCATCGTGTGGTTATAACCAATATCCGCGGGTGAATCCTTGTGTGATTACCATTATTACCCGAGGTACAGATGAAGTTCTGCTGGCGAAAAATGCCCGCAACAAAACCCAAATGTACAGTTTGATTGCTGGATTTGTCGAAGTAGGGGAAACTTTGGAAGAAGCTGTACGCCGTGAGACGCTAGAAGAGGTCGGGCTTCAGATTAAAAATATTCAATATCTGGCCAGTCAGCCGTGGCCATTTCCCAGCAATCTGATGATGGCATTCAAGGCGGAATATCACGCAGGGGATATTCGGATTCAGGAAAATGAACTCAGTGATGCACAATTTTTCAAGTTTGATCAATTGCCCGAAATTCCGTTCAAGGGCAGTATCGCCTATGCCATGATTCAGCATGTGATGCATGGAACACCTGTGGCAGATGATACCCAAGCGTGGCTTTGAAATTTTAAAAGAGAAATGTTTGAATGATGATTTCTTGCTGAAATAAGAGCGGAAATCTAGGTCATCTAGAAAAGTAACTCTCTCAGCACTTGCCACGGACTTTGCCCGTCTTCACCCTATATGCTGAAATAAAGAGCTTGGCAATGATGGTGTTGCATGGTTTTTTGGTGCGGTGTGATCGGCTCGATCATTTGACTGTGGTGTATTTTACAGACCACTATAAACAGACAGCATTCTGAATAGACTGGGAATAATTTAGATAATCTTGAAAATTTTTCCACTTGAAGTACTTTGGAAAAACATATCAAAGCTAGGTCGAATATCTTCACCATCCACGGTTATATATTTGACATGGGAGCAAGACTGGCTAGCACCAAAATGGTGATCAACTGTGGCTTGAATAGAATATTTGATACCGAATTGATCTTTTATATTTAGATTTTGTTTAAGCATTTATATATACCTTGAATAATAGCGCGAAAGAGAAACGATTACATGGCTTAATCATTCAGAAGTTTTTTATTTAAATCACTTTATGATTTAACTTAAATAATTGATTCATGGAAATATAAAATGTACGGCCATCTAAATTTAAATCTACTTCAACGCCAGATTCTAGAAGCACTTTTTTACCAACTTCAATCGCTTTAAACCCTTCACGTGTATTTTGCATTTTATTTAAGGGGATTAACGAGACAATAATTTCAGTACCATTTGTAGATTTTGCCACTAATTCATTAATTTTTAACAATGTGTATCCTGTTTTTATGATTTTTTCGAAGAATATGATCAACAACTTTTGAATTAAAAAAGTACAGCGTCGTACTTTTTTAATTCATATAATTACTTAGATCGCAGTAATATTAACTGCGTTTGGGCCTTTTTGACCTTGAGCGATGCTGAATTGAACTTGTTGACCTTCAAATAAGGTTTTAAAACCTGAACTGGCAATTTCACTGAAGTGGGCAAAAACGTCTGGGCCTGATTCTTGTTGAATAAAACCAAAACCTTTAGTTTCATTGAACCACTTAACCGTACCTTTAACAATATTTGAGTTTGACATAATAAATCCTACTGATTTTTTAATAATTTTAGTCATTTTATTGACTGCTTATAACTTGGAAAATAATAAAGAATGAGACTTAAAATCTAAAAAAACGAAGGATTATGAATAAAACGACGATACTTAACAGAGATTCAATGAAACAAGACTTT
It encodes:
- the nudC gene encoding NAD(+) diphosphatase, coding for MSMHSTAYIFKQQQLLVDNHFQLPQVARLQHDLNLSENGKIIARDLKEDEPVPEGYQLVPIRQLVQVWSKHQFEQASRAVQLLEWRRNHRFCSKCGHATQQHTSQYAMVCPSCGYNQYPRVNPCVITIITRGTDEVLLAKNARNKTQMYSLIAGFVEVGETLEEAVRRETLEEVGLQIKNIQYLASQPWPFPSNLMMAFKAEYHAGDIRIQENELSDAQFFKFDQLPEIPFKGSIAYAMIQHVMHGTPVADDTQAWL
- a CDS encoding TIGR03643 family protein, yielding MNKFAEQDLSRIIEMAWEDRTPFEAIHREFGLNETAVIRLMRENMKPSSFKMWRKRVTGRKTKHVQLRSPDVIRAYCSRQYKRF
- a CDS encoding DUF2256 domain-containing protein, translating into MKKQHLPEKICIHCLRPFNWRKKWQRCWEEVRYCSERCKRESKQRPK
- a CDS encoding cryptochrome/photolyase family protein, with amino-acid sequence MRFGLILGDQLHHQLATLKVLDRTQDVILMAEVVEEATYVAHHPQKIALIFSAMRHFAKALKADGWRVRYHAFESGSPIRSLLDFVQSQQQLFPVTELVVTHCGEYRLQQQIEQHWSQRLQLPVQCLNDDRFFCSLEQFRHFASRYQTLRMEYFYREMRKQTGYLMLGQQPIGQQWNYDSANRKAWSGSPPLPPQLNFERDQIDVDVFALVEREFCQHSGSLANFRWATTRSNAKRVLEHFITHSLPYFGDYQDAMAQGTDTLFHSLLSPYLNCGLLLPKEVCDAAEAAYYAGHAPLNAVEGFIRQILGWREYVRGIYWLYMPEYANRNALQHSSPLPQFYWTGHTQMNCMAECFRNTFQNAYAHHIQRLMITGNFALLSGVDPQQISEWYLAVYADAYEWVELPNTLGMVMHADGGLMASKPYAASGNYIHKMSDYCKHCTYNVKTRTEPDSCPFNSLYWYFMIRHEAIFRTHPRMGMIYRQLDKLKDRQQIITHAQQLLSRIDEL
- a CDS encoding cold-shock protein; the protein is MSNSNIVKGTVKWFNETKGFGFIQQESGPDVFAHFSEIASSGFKTLFEGQQVQFSIAQGQKGPNAVNITAI